A genomic window from Brassica oleracea var. oleracea cultivar TO1000 chromosome C8, BOL, whole genome shotgun sequence includes:
- the LOC106310852 gene encoding probable polygalacturonase gives MIRLVFGILVLLAIFRFPTIESRSHHPSAYSGIEFSALNCRKHKAVITDFGGVGDGKTSNTKAFKTAISNLSHLASYGGAQLVVPPGKWLTGSFNLTSHFTLFIQKGATILASQDESEWPVVAPLPSYGKGRDGTGTGRFNSLISGTNLTDVVITGNNGTINGQGQYWWDKFKKKQFKVTRPYMIELLFSKNIQISNITLVDSPSWHIHPVYCNNVIVKSITIVAPVDVPNTDGINPDSCTNTLIEDCYIVSGDDCIAVKSGWDQYGIKFGMPTQQLSIRRLTCISPKSAGVALGSEMSGGIKDVRIEDVTLINTESSVRIKTAAGRGAYVKDIYARRFTMKTMKYVFWMSGNYNQHPDEGYDPKALPEVSNINFSDMTAENVTMSASLAGIDKDPFTGICISNVNITLSANPKEVQWNCTNMAGVTSRVKPEPCSLLPEKNMDCKFPSDLIPIESVVFNKCYL, from the exons ATGATTAGGCTAGTGTTTGGTATATTAGTCCTTTTGGCTATATTCCGTTTCCCGACGATTGAATCACGTAGCCACCATCCTTCGGCGTATTCCGGGATTGAGTTTTCTGCATTAAATTGCCGGAAACACAAGGCGGTAATAACTGATTTTGGAGGAGTTGGAGATGGGAAAACTTCTAATACGAAAGCGTTCAAAACGGCCATAAGCAACCTCAGCCACCTGGCGAGCTACGGTGGAGCTCAACTCGTAGTTCCTCCTGGAAAATGGCTCACCGGAAGTTTTAACCTAACCAGCCACTTCACATTGTTCATCCAAAAAGGTGCCACCATCCTTGCATCTCAG GATGAATCTGAATGGCCAGTGGTCGCTCCACTGCCATCGTACGGAAAAGGACGAGATGGAACCGGAACCGGGAGATTCAACAGTCTCATCTCCGGTACAAACCTAACCGACGTGGTCATCACCG GTAACAACGGGACGATCAACGGACAGGGACAGTATTGGTGGGATAAATTCAAAAAGAAGCAGTTTAAGGTGACTAGACCGTATATGATCGAACTCTTGTTCTCCAAAAATATTCAGATCTCCAATATCACTTTGGTCGATTCTCCGTCGTGGCATATTCATCCTGTCTACTGTAATAACGTCATAGTCAAATCAATCACCATTGTCGCTCCCGTTGATGTTCCCAACACCGATGGAATCAATCCAG ATTCATGCACCAACACACTGATCGAAGATTGTTACATAGTATCCGGAGACGACTGCATCGCCGTTAAAAGTGGTTGGGACCAATACGGAATAAAGTTCGGAATGCCGACTCAACAACTCTCGATCAGACGGCTCACATGCATCTCCCCGAAAAGTGCAGGAGTAGCCTTAGGAAGCGAGATGTCGGGAGGAATCAAAGACGTCAGAATCGAAGACGTGACACTAATCAACACTGAATCCTCCGTCAGAATCAAAACCGCTGCGGGACGTGGCGCTTACGTCAAGGACATTTACGCAAGGAGATTCACGATGAAGACGATGAAATACGTTTTCTGGATGAGTGGAAACTACAACCAGCATCCTGACGAAGGGTACGATCCCAAGGCGTTGCCCGAAGTTTCTAACATCAATTTCAGTGATATGACGGCTGAGAACGTTACCATGTCGGCTAGTCTCGCTGGGATTGATAAAGATCCGTTTACGGGTATTTGCATTTCGAATGTGAACATAACTTTGTCGGCTAATCCTAAGGAGGTGCAGTGGAATTGTACCAATATGGCTGGAGTTACGAGCAGAGTTAAGCCTGAGCCGTGTAGTTTGTTGCCTGAGAAGAATATGGACTGTAAGTTTCCGTCGGATTTGATTCCGATTGAAAGTGTTGTCTTTAACAAGTGTTATCTTTGA
- the LOC106310561 gene encoding heavy metal-associated isoprenylated plant protein 26: MSMTVEIRVPNLDCEGCASKLKKTLLKLKGVEEVEVEMESQKVTARGYRLEEKKVLKAVRRAGKAAEPWPYRLGNSHFASFYKYPSYVTNHYYSDAHRTDPTGGVHTFFHTPAVYSVAVAGDEIAASMFSDDNPHACTIM; the protein is encoded by the exons ATGTCT ATGACAGTGGAGATAAGAGTTCCAAACTTGGATTGTGAAGGATGTGCTTCTAAGCTTAAGAAGACTCTACTCAAGCTCAAAG GAGTGGAAGAAGTGGAAGTAGAGATGGAAAGCCAAAAAGTGACGGCTCGAGGATACCGGTTAGAGGAGAAAAAGGTATTGAAAGCGGTACGACGGGCCGGTAAGGCAGCTGAACCGTGGCCATACCGCTTAGGTAATAGCCACTTTGCGTCTTTCTATAAATATCCATCTTATGTGACCAACCACTATTACTCCGATGCCCACCGTACGGATCCCACCGGTGGTGTCCACACTTTCTTCCACACTCCGGCCGTTTACTCCGTTGCAGTGGCCGGCGATGAGATCGCGGCTTCGATGTTTAGTGATGATAATCCACATGCTTGTACCATTATGTAA
- the LOC106309793 gene encoding O-glucosyltransferase rumi homolog isoform X1 has translation MQQQGGTMRNSPSYGSSGGHSRHFDTILSPLVKTGAGASNRSYAFFSFFLFLLLGVFLTTRLLLDPSVLIAKETAIVTETLKAGESPKYPQSTKLITEKPKEFKLNCPAFSDNATVTCPRDNYPTSLLPGSREDDSGRSPPATCPDYFRWIHEDLRPWEKTGITREALERANATANFRLAIIDGRIYVEKLREAFQTRDVFTIWGFVQLLRRYPGKIPDLELMFDCVDWPVVKAVEFGGVEQLTPPPLFRYCGNNETLDIVFPDWSYWGWAEVNIKPWESLLKELREGNQRSKWVNREPYAYWKGNPTVADTRLDLMKCNVSEGHDWKARLYQQDWARESKEGYKQSDLASQCHHRYKIYIEGSAWSVSEKYILACDSVTLLVNPHYYDFFTRGMLPGQHYWPVKEDDKCRSIKFAVDWGNQHKLKAQDIGKKASEFVQQELKMDYVYDYMYHLLTQYSKLLRFKPEIPKNSTELCSETMACPRDGNERKFMMESLVTHPAETGPCTMPPPYDPASFFSVLKRRQSTARRIEQWESKYWRKHNQTRS, from the exons ATGCAACAGCAAGGAGGGACGATGAGGAACTCTCCGTCGTATGGATCATCGGGAGGGCACTCTCGTCATTTCGACACCATCTTGTCTCCCCTTGTCAAAACCGGCGCCGGAGCTTCCAACAGATCCTACGCTTTCTTCTCCTTCTTCCTCTTCCTCCTCCTCGGCGTTTTTCTCACCACGCGCCTCCTCCTCGATCCCTCC GTGTTAATAGCGAAAGAAACGGCGATAGTGACGGAGACCCTAAAAGCTGGTGAATCCCCAAAATACCCTCAGTCGACTAAGCTAATAACGGAAAAGCCAAAGGAGTTCAAACTAAACTGCCCCGCTTTCTCCGACAACGCCACTGTAACTTGCCCAAGGGACAACTATCCGACGAGCCTCCTTCCCGGCAGCAGAGAAGATGACTCCGGACGATCTCCACCCGCCACGTGTCCCGACTACTTCCGCTGGATCCACGAGGATCTACGGCCGTGGGAGAAGACCGGGATCACGAGGGAAGCGTTGGAGCGTGCCAACGCGACGGCGAACTTCCGCCTTGCGATCATCGACGGGAGGATCTACGTCGAGAAGCTCCGAGAGGCTTTTCAGACGAGAGACGTGTTCACGATCTGGGGATTCGTACAGCTTCTAAGGAGATATCCGGGAAAGATTCCGGATCTCGAGCTGATGTTTGACTGCGTTGACTGGCCGGTAGTGAAGGCGGTGGAGTTCGGCGGAGTTGAACAGTTAACGCCACCGCCTCTGTTCCGTTACTGTGGGAACAACGAGACGCTCGACATTGTGTTTCCTGATTGGTCCTATTGGGGATG GGCTGAGGTGAATATAAAGCCATGGGAGAGTTTGTTGAAAGAGCTCAGGGAAGGCAACCAGAGGAGCAAATGGGTAAACAGAGAGCCTTATGCTTACTGGAAAGGGAATCCGACAGTCGCTGATACAAGACTGGATCTCATGAAGTGTAATGTCTCCGAGGGGCATGACTGGAAAGCTCGTTTATACCAACAG GACTGGGCCCGGGAATCAAAGGAAGGTTACAAGCAGTCAGACTTGGCAAGCCAATGCCACCACAG ATACAAGATTTACATAGAAGGGTCTGCATGGTCGGTGAGCGAGAAGTACATTCTGGCTTGTGACTCGGTGACATTGCTAGTGAACCCTCATTACTACGATTTCTTCACACGAGGTATGTTACCTGGTCAACACTATTGGCCCGTCAAGGAAGACGACAAATGCCGATCCATTAAATTTGCCGTCGATTGGGGCAACCAGCACAAGCTAAAG GCACAAGACATAGGAAAGAAGGCGAGTGAGTTTGTGCAACAAGAACTCAAGATGGACTATGTGTACGATTACATGTACCATCTCCTAACCCAATACTCTAAACTCCTCCGGTTTAAACCCGAGATTCCTAAGAACTCCACCGAGCTCTGCTCAGAGACAATGGCGTGCCCCAGGGATGGTAATGAGCGGAAGTTTATGATGGAATCGCTTGTGACACACCCTGCAGAGACTGGTCCTTGCACCATGCCGCCTCCATATGATCCGGCGTCGTTTTTCTCGGTACTGAAAAGGAGGCAGAGTACGGCTAGAAGAATCGAACAGTGGGAGAGTAAGTACTGGAGGAAGCATAACCAGACTCGTTCGTAA
- the LOC106309793 gene encoding O-glucosyltransferase rumi homolog isoform X2, translating into MRNSPSYGSSGGHSRHFDTILSPLVKTGAGASNRSYAFFSFFLFLLLGVFLTTRLLLDPSVLIAKETAIVTETLKAGESPKYPQSTKLITEKPKEFKLNCPAFSDNATVTCPRDNYPTSLLPGSREDDSGRSPPATCPDYFRWIHEDLRPWEKTGITREALERANATANFRLAIIDGRIYVEKLREAFQTRDVFTIWGFVQLLRRYPGKIPDLELMFDCVDWPVVKAVEFGGVEQLTPPPLFRYCGNNETLDIVFPDWSYWGWAEVNIKPWESLLKELREGNQRSKWVNREPYAYWKGNPTVADTRLDLMKCNVSEGHDWKARLYQQDWARESKEGYKQSDLASQCHHRYKIYIEGSAWSVSEKYILACDSVTLLVNPHYYDFFTRGMLPGQHYWPVKEDDKCRSIKFAVDWGNQHKLKAQDIGKKASEFVQQELKMDYVYDYMYHLLTQYSKLLRFKPEIPKNSTELCSETMACPRDGNERKFMMESLVTHPAETGPCTMPPPYDPASFFSVLKRRQSTARRIEQWESKYWRKHNQTRS; encoded by the exons ATGAGGAACTCTCCGTCGTATGGATCATCGGGAGGGCACTCTCGTCATTTCGACACCATCTTGTCTCCCCTTGTCAAAACCGGCGCCGGAGCTTCCAACAGATCCTACGCTTTCTTCTCCTTCTTCCTCTTCCTCCTCCTCGGCGTTTTTCTCACCACGCGCCTCCTCCTCGATCCCTCC GTGTTAATAGCGAAAGAAACGGCGATAGTGACGGAGACCCTAAAAGCTGGTGAATCCCCAAAATACCCTCAGTCGACTAAGCTAATAACGGAAAAGCCAAAGGAGTTCAAACTAAACTGCCCCGCTTTCTCCGACAACGCCACTGTAACTTGCCCAAGGGACAACTATCCGACGAGCCTCCTTCCCGGCAGCAGAGAAGATGACTCCGGACGATCTCCACCCGCCACGTGTCCCGACTACTTCCGCTGGATCCACGAGGATCTACGGCCGTGGGAGAAGACCGGGATCACGAGGGAAGCGTTGGAGCGTGCCAACGCGACGGCGAACTTCCGCCTTGCGATCATCGACGGGAGGATCTACGTCGAGAAGCTCCGAGAGGCTTTTCAGACGAGAGACGTGTTCACGATCTGGGGATTCGTACAGCTTCTAAGGAGATATCCGGGAAAGATTCCGGATCTCGAGCTGATGTTTGACTGCGTTGACTGGCCGGTAGTGAAGGCGGTGGAGTTCGGCGGAGTTGAACAGTTAACGCCACCGCCTCTGTTCCGTTACTGTGGGAACAACGAGACGCTCGACATTGTGTTTCCTGATTGGTCCTATTGGGGATG GGCTGAGGTGAATATAAAGCCATGGGAGAGTTTGTTGAAAGAGCTCAGGGAAGGCAACCAGAGGAGCAAATGGGTAAACAGAGAGCCTTATGCTTACTGGAAAGGGAATCCGACAGTCGCTGATACAAGACTGGATCTCATGAAGTGTAATGTCTCCGAGGGGCATGACTGGAAAGCTCGTTTATACCAACAG GACTGGGCCCGGGAATCAAAGGAAGGTTACAAGCAGTCAGACTTGGCAAGCCAATGCCACCACAG ATACAAGATTTACATAGAAGGGTCTGCATGGTCGGTGAGCGAGAAGTACATTCTGGCTTGTGACTCGGTGACATTGCTAGTGAACCCTCATTACTACGATTTCTTCACACGAGGTATGTTACCTGGTCAACACTATTGGCCCGTCAAGGAAGACGACAAATGCCGATCCATTAAATTTGCCGTCGATTGGGGCAACCAGCACAAGCTAAAG GCACAAGACATAGGAAAGAAGGCGAGTGAGTTTGTGCAACAAGAACTCAAGATGGACTATGTGTACGATTACATGTACCATCTCCTAACCCAATACTCTAAACTCCTCCGGTTTAAACCCGAGATTCCTAAGAACTCCACCGAGCTCTGCTCAGAGACAATGGCGTGCCCCAGGGATGGTAATGAGCGGAAGTTTATGATGGAATCGCTTGTGACACACCCTGCAGAGACTGGTCCTTGCACCATGCCGCCTCCATATGATCCGGCGTCGTTTTTCTCGGTACTGAAAAGGAGGCAGAGTACGGCTAGAAGAATCGAACAGTGGGAGAGTAAGTACTGGAGGAAGCATAACCAGACTCGTTCGTAA